The following proteins are co-located in the Spea bombifrons isolate aSpeBom1 chromosome 3, aSpeBom1.2.pri, whole genome shotgun sequence genome:
- the AIRE gene encoding LOW QUALITY PROTEIN: autoimmune regulator (The sequence of the model RefSeq protein was modified relative to this genomic sequence to represent the inferred CDS: substituted 1 base at 1 genomic stop codon) yields the protein MSEKDPADLRALLRWHRTEIAVAVTDLFPLLHGMMDRDLVPEDRFQETQQAGEGVGAQKASHALLTWLLGQDAQTIRGFWSLLSTEFILRSYPLLSGIHKTLHTVTDSLSQRKVRRLPPSSKSVPHPKPQTKRKAGSIAYSHGTGRVICXGPPIKSKPPRKIEKIVFTQEQPTISPLKVPGTMSMCHVEGKPLTFTISRSATTSGENTERTVQNDTEMAVLEETQSQSMKLTPRPKLVSQHVSNNIDIPSFIPHFCQSNDDECSVCHDGGELICCDGCPRSFHLSCLVPPLTHIPSGTWRCEICSSEEPALEGHHSSSMGNDAALKDSSEDTGQNRAKDSNPLPDSGSHSVIQNTNPCSDQICPQQVPQPDTCPTPVSIPQVSTQQQSQSSYQFPSKPHNHPQPLLRICASQTLARQVCSQFPPRPQVKTLHPFQANFQYRAHPQQFSTPVLQMPCSPIVQPRNYPAPTNHTRTCPTPIFQALQNTASVSQQEICPSQQSEHYPPTISVQEACPPNESQFQVSPASLPQRDIHCIPVQRTESCTAPSSAQAEMRPTSAALQTDIGDVKVLAENQGHNLALSRQELECLITELLAR from the exons ATGTCAGAAAAGGACCCTGCAGACCTGAGAGCACTACTTAGGTGGCACCGCACTGAGATTGCTGTGGCTGTGACTGATCTGTTCCCTTTGCTGCATGGGATGATGGACAGGGACCTTGTCCCTGAGGACAGATTCCAA GAGACACAGCAGGCTGGAGAAGGGGTTGGGGCACAGAAAGCATCGCATGCTCTTCTAACATGGCTCCTTGGTCAGGATGCACAAACTATCCGTGGCTTCTGGTCCCTTTTATCCACCGAGTTTATTCTACGAAGCTACCCCCTTCTGTCTGGAATACACAAAACCCTTCACACAG TCACAGATTCCTTGTCTCAGAGAAAAGTCCGAAGGCTGCCTCCCTCCTCGAAGTCTGTACCTCATCCAAAACCACAGACAAAAAGGAAGGCTGGATCCATTGCGTATTCACATGGAACTGGTAGAGTAATCTGCTGAG GCCCCCCAATAAAATCTAAGCCCCCTCGTAAAATTGAGAAGATTGTCTTTACTCAGGAACAGCCGACAATAT CTCCACTCAAAGTTCCAGGCACCATGTCCATGTGTCATGTTGAAGGGAAACCTCTGACCTTCACCATAAGCAGATCAGCGACTACTTCCGGGGAGAACACAG AAAGGACTGTACAGAACGATACAGAGATGGCTGTCTTAGAGGAAACCCAAAGCCAGTCCATGAAGTTGACTCCACGACCGAAGCTGGTCTCCCAGCATGTGAGTAACAACATTGACATTCC ATCTTTCATTCCCCATTTTTGTCAGAGTAATGATGATGAATGCTCAGTATGTCATGATGGTGGAGAGTTAATATGTTGTGATGGATGCCCACGATCCTTCCATCTCTCGTGCCTGGTGCCCCCCCTTACCCACATTCCAAG TGGTACATGGAGATGTGAAATTTGCAGCTCTGAAGAACCAGCACTAGAAGGACATCACAGCAGTTCTATGGGAAATGATGCAGCGTTAAAA GATTCTTCTGAGGATACAGGTCAGAACAGAGCCAAAGATTCCAACCCTCTTCCAGATTCTGGATCTCACAG cgtAATACAGAATACAAACCCGTGTTCAGATCAGATATGCCCTCAGCAGGTTCCACAACCAGATACCTGCCCCACACCTGTATCTATACCCCAAGTCAGCACACAACAGCAATCACAGAGCAGCTACCAGTTTCCATCCAAGCCTCACAACCACCCTCAGCCTTTGTTACGTATATGTGCTTCTCAAACACTCGCACGCCAAGTTTGCTCACAGTTTCCACCTAGGCCACAAGTGAAAACCCTGCACCCATTTCAGGCTAATTTTCAGTATCGCGCCCATCCTCAGCAATTCTCCACACCTGTTCTACAGATGCCGTGTTCTCCCATTGTCCAGCCTCGAAACTACCCAGCACCTACAAACCATACACGCACCTGTCCTACTCCCATTTTCCAAGCCCtccaaaacacagcatctgTATCTCAGCAGGAGATATGTCCCTCACAGCAGTCTGAACACTATCCCCCAACTATATCTGTCCAAGAGGCATGCCCTCCAAATGAATCACAATTTCAGGTTAGCCCTGCATCTTTGCCTCAGCGTGACATTCACTGTATCCCAGTACAGAGGACGGAATCCTGCACTGCACCTTCCTCGGCTCAAGCAGAGATGAGACCTACTTCTGCAGCATTACAAACAGATATAGGAGACGTTAAG GTACTGGCCGAAAATCAAGGACACAACTTGGCACTGAGCCGACAGGAATTGGAATGTCTTATTACTGAG